Within the Populus trichocarpa isolate Nisqually-1 chromosome 14, P.trichocarpa_v4.1, whole genome shotgun sequence genome, the region CCACAAAGATGACATGTCATGTTGTACCACAACATCTTCGTCTAAGAATACTATCTTGTTGAGATCTGGAAACAGCTGCGTGGTCCATGAAAATCATGGAATAATCATTATTAAATACTTTGTACATTAAAAATGTAGTTCATTCAACCAGAGAAGCATACCGAGTAATACCTCAGGGATATAAATTCTGAGATGATTCAAAAGGGAGAGGCAGCTAGGGGTTAAAGCCTCCAAACTTCTTCTGTTTACTCCCTCATGTTGAAAGTTGGCATTTCTCAAATTGTCATTGTAATGGCTCCAAATTAAGCGATGAATCTCTAACATCTCTTTGACATGGACATTCACCTCATGAGACCAATCATATTGGTGCAACCCCTTAACTTCCACAGCTGCTGATTTAATAGGATTGATTGCAAACCATGCATTCATCGGAATGTAAGTTTTTTTGTCAGTGACTATATGGAAAACCAACTTTTCAGGGTTGGCTGAGTGTTGGACTGTGGAAGAGATGACAACGGAGGCAGCAAGAACATTATCAGTTAGAAGAACAACATGGTGGAAGGATGGATCAGTGAGGCGAGAAACATATTCAGGGGGAGGTAAATGAGATCGAGCCATGGCATTTACAGCATATTCTTCAGCTAGTTTAAGGCAAAGGCAATGCAGGCTCTTTGGAACACCATGTGAAGCTAAATGCCAGTTTATTGATTCTTGCTCTCTAGCAGACTGAACCTTGAGCTCCATCATTGATAGCTGCATATtgaatcaaaaataaaatgatttgaattgTAACATAATTCACACTAGGTGTTacaataattgttttgatgaaagCTAGATGACTTTATAATGCCATGGAATACTCACTTAAAATTGTATGTGAGGAAGTGTAGCTTGGTTATAGATGATGTCATTGCTCCTAGTTTATTGGTTCTGATTAACTTTCATTATGAAAAAATAGTGAAGCCTAATGAAGAGACAGTCATAATAACAGCTCAAAATAGGAGTGAGGTGCATGGACACTATGATCATTATTTCATCAGAATGACAGTCCAAACAAAAATGACATGTACATCATGCATCACCACCCAATCACACATGCATGCAGGTGTAAAACAAACGATCCATACACAGACATTATGATTCGAGCCCCACAGATGTAATATAATTCCAATCCCAGCCTTGTGCCATTTAGCTCTTCtactaaatattagaaaatgagTAAAAGGATGCATGCCACAGAGAGTATGAACTAAATGTTAGAAAATGAGTAAAAGGATGCATGTCGACATGGGCATTTCAGACCTGCTAGGAGGCAGAAGCGTTTGTGGTCCCATTACATGCCCAGACTTGCCTCCGATAAATAGCAATTTGCTAGTGAAAGATCACTGTCACTCATGAAATATGTAAATATGGTGTACACAAAAATCCACTGTAAATGAAAGGcctaatcaaaatgaaaaaaataggtgACTCAACATTCTTAATCATTACATAGTTAAAGATaaatttcctctctctctctctccaaagCTATTTGTGCATCAATGGTAGCTCATTGGTATATTGGTCAAGGATGTGAACGAGTTGGTGAAATTGTGCTAATCTTGCAAAATTTGTAATGGTAACTCACAAATCACAGGATTTTACACTCCTTTATCAACAGGGCATCATGGACTCATTAGAGCATGAATTGTCTTGGGACTTCGAAGGGCAGTAAAGGGATGGTATGATTCCATCTTTGTCGTGGTCAATTGATACTCGAAGATGGCACACTCATGTTGCTAAATTTTCATGCTACTCatgttgctaattttttttaaagaagtggCAAGGCTATGTGGTGATCCTTATTCTATGCTTTCTCATAGGGATGTGAAGTTTGTAGCACACATTTGGAGGACATCATGAAGGAAAGCAGGAACTCGATTGAAATACTCCAGAACTTgccattcataaaaaaatgttagtcAAAGTTTAGGGAGAATGCTGATTTTTTGGAATCATGTGAAGAGTTGACTTGTTTTCACTTAAAACAATTCTGTGAATAGAACCTTTAAGATGATACCTTTTAAGGCTTCATTTAAACTCAAACCACATCAAGTGCTTGATTTTGTTCTCTTTTCACTTAGGACTCAGGAGTGTGATGATGGAGAGGCTTTTGCAGATCATATAAGGTGAGTTCATGAGAAGGTGATGGTGCCTTGAAGGCAAGCAACAAAAGTTATGCTAATGCAAGCAATCAACATCGCCGAGTTGAGTTTGAAGAAAGAGACATAATTCTTATATACTTCAAGCAAGAAAGGTTCCCTAAAGGCACTTACAATCTGAGATCAAACAAGCTTGGGCCCTATAAGGcgctaaagaaaataaactctAACGTTTACGTGATTGAGATTGGATTCACAAATAAGCCAAGTCTTCAATAGTTCTGATTTGTATCCAATTGAGGGTTGTGATGGAGAAGTAGTTGAAACTTGAGCAATATATGACACAGTCGAAGGttattgaagatgtgttagatGTGAAAGAGGCCGAGTCACAAAGATACTTGGATGGTTGAAGAAGAGCCTGACCCCCTATAAATGTACAGTGAAGTAGTGAAAATTTTCTCAAGTTTTCATAACTGGGGAGAATGACATAGGAGCTTCATTATAGTTACTTTATTTtcagaaattttgttttattgtattaGTTAGTAATCACAACCTAGCAATGTAACTTCTAAAACATCTGGATGGTTATTAAAAGTTTTGTTTAGTAGTTTAATCGAAAGGTgggattaaaattttaactctGGCCCTAATATAGATACACTCTTTACAgtatcataatattattttcatcaaatagACTTCAAAAGCAAAAGGTTTTCTTAAACCCTACGTTATAACACCTAGTTTGAAGGCCATACTTATTTCTAGCCTTGATTCCAGACATATTGCTGTTTCACTCCCTCAACTATGCCAAAATTGCTTCACAGCCAGGACTCTAGTCCATAGAAAATCTTGTTAGATCAAGCACTCTTGTCAGTTTAGAAACTGATAAATAAACATGCCTAACACCCCATAAAATGTCTCCCATATTCTCAAACTAGAAagaatcttatatttttttctttgaacctTGAGCTACAAACGCATAGAAATTGCTTTGGTTTTACAAGCAGCTAAAATGTACATTTTAGACAAACATGGGAAAGTCTAAGACCATGAGCAATGATCCCAGCAAGGACCTAAGAAAAGGTGGCATCAAATTAGGATTGTTAGAAGACATGCAAATTGGTTTACTTGCAACAGAACTGATAAAAGTAGCATACATTGTGATGGCATATGAAACTTGCAGTcatatcacaaaaataaatctcaaatgTTCATATAATCCATAAGTAAATAACTCTTTTCTTGAGCTCCAAATGTTAATCAAACAGCCCTGGATGAAGTGGCAACCAATCAAACTTAGATGTAAGAGCTTTTTGCATCATGTGATAAGCTTTTTAATGGATGTCGTACTTGTAAGTAAATACTCTCTCAAAGCAACAAAAGTCCTTTCACAAACACCACAAAATATTAACAATGACTTAAAAATTCACCATGTGCCACTTaatcatgtttctttttatcACAGAAATCCCTCTTCTGCTCTCCTCCTCGGCAAGAAAACCAAGATGTATGCGAGTGCATGTGATGTGTGAAAGTGCAAATGTAACATCAGAGGGTCTTAATTGCTGAGTAATGAGCAGCTGATGGTATGAAATGGATGATACTAGGAACTAAGAAAGAAcctaaattcaatttatttagttttaatatgGCTATACAGAAACAGATGGATTACTAATGTAGCAATATgggttgttttattttcttcacttGATAAAATAATGGCAGCAAAACAATACATCAAACTAGGCTTTTATAGTGGACTGGAAGACTTTTACCAATTCAAAACACCCATCAATACCAAGaacatgacaataaaaaatagtggCTGAAAGAAATCACAAGAAAAGTAAATGCCACTTGAAGCAGACAAAACTAAACAGAAAATTAGTTAATGTAATTACTACAAATACATTTTTGTGTGAACGCGTACCATGGCCTTGGTCCTGAAAGCAAAGGTCTTTATGTCTTGCTGGTTCGAAGTCATTTCGTTGACAAGCACATTGAATGATTCTGTTGAGCCCTCTCTTCTATAATCACCATCATTAGTGCCATGGCCCTCCTTTGCCTCCATTAAAGCTCTTGTCAGTTCTTCCCTTAGCTTTTTAAATTAGGTTGGTATACATGCATTACCACAAGAAGAATCATCACAAAAATGGAAATAGAGTAGAATTTGGAATAACATGGAGGAGAATTGCACCACAACTGATCAGGTTCACTagaaactagaaaacaagcaacTGGTGGAAGTAAAATACCAATAGTTCCTCAAAATGAATTTGTTCATGAACTGCAGTCTCTGCAACTTTCATACTGTTTATGGTTCTAACTCTCAAACACAAAatactaaatatatttataataggACCAAAATAGCATCACCGCATTTCTATTTTAACAAGAAAGTCATTCATTACTCTATCGTCTCAGGTGAACGAAAGGGAATTTGGAACAAAACTGGGCCCATGGTGGATGATGCATATTCACGGACTAGAACTAGGGATCCCAAACAAATTGATGATTGAAAAGCTGAAAGATATGAGAGAGGTGCTGTACCAGTTCCTCAGTAAAATGAAACGGCAAGGTGTAAAAATTGCTAGTGCTGAAAAATTCAGTGgacaataaaaatgaagaataatGTTATTTCTTAAGAAAGTTTCACAAGAATAAGTTTCAAGAATACACTGAGTCATTAGATTAATCGGATTGCATTAGATCTCATATTAAGACCATGATTCGGTAGCTCACAATCTTCTTGAAACTCATCTTCTTGTTAAATagcatttatcatttttatccacGATAATCATCCATTTTAGAGGGTTGGCTTGGGATGTGTAATGTCtaattttacttgaatttcTTGAAGCTGTTTCCTATGTTCTCCCTTAACTGAAATCAGCTCGTCTTCTTTGGAACATGATCTACAACGTTAGTTCAATCATATActttaaaaggaaaggaaaatgcTATGAACACCCGCTAAACATTAACTTAATATGATTCTTGAAACTTACTCTTGTATAATTTTCTCAGAAAATAGCATTATTTGATAAACATTGCGCCCGTTAATTCatacaagaacaaaacaacaacaatcagCACAACATATGTTAACGTATGCCCTATCCTTGTAGCATTTACTCTTTACACGTGTCTATAGTTGGAGGAACAAAATATTTTCGACTTGGATTTAGTTTAAAGagtaattgaaaaggaaaacaaaattttgttagcCCTAGTTGCTCCCTTCTTGTCTTGTTTcaccctaaaaataaaaaataaaaaaaaagtactgagaaatttaaagaatagTTTCATGAAAAAATGGCATACCAAAGATGCTTCGCTCCCGCCGAGTAGCCCCCATCCTATGCAGTCtgcataaacaaaaataaaaataatgaataaattaaaacacaaaaaaaataataacaatcgATGAGCTGTACTAGAAGTTTTCACAGAAGGTACGAAGATGAAGCATCGGGTACAACCACGAGCAGCACCAAAAATTAACTATGAAATAGATTAAACAGCAAAAGAACGAGTAATTAATCACtgctagtttaatttatttttatgtatttaccGAGAGCAGAATTGCAGGCAGAGGCAGATTCAAGAACCAAAAACGCAAttctaacaaaaagaaagggCAAAACAATCGAAAGCAACAGCACCACCGGCAAAAACGTCCGGCGAGTAATCCGACGAGTTGCCACCGTGGATCCCTTGGCAGAAGAGTTGGTGGTGCTGATGGTGACTCTCTTGATCCCGGTGGTGGAAATGTAAAACTTCATCTCATTATTTCTGTCTCGTCTCGTGAAATCGATCTATTAACAGTAGCAGAGCGTGTTCTTTTCTGGTGGAGAGAGGGGGGGTACAAAAAGACAAAAGGGAAGCCGCGGGAAAATGATAGATTGCAATAATTACGCTGCCGAGGGGTGAGTTTCGATGATTTTTGCCaatgggttttgggtttaattacgGATTTGTCTTCGACTTTTTAAAGTTGTAGTTTTATCACCGACAGATGGGAGAATATCCCATAAGCTCACGCACGCACTATTTGCTAATTTACGGCAGAGGTTCAGGCAAAAGGTTTTGCTTTTCCTGAACTAGTGGGCTGCGAAATATTTTCCCCGCCCTTGAGTGTAGCGTTGTGGAATTAACTAGCCCGTTTGTATGGCGCGTTATCATgcagttatgttttttatagaaaatgttaatttaatttttccaatgatcataaatgtttaaattgagAGAACTAAAATATGGTATCCATTGGTGGTTTTTTATCTGAATAACTGTGGTGAGTTTAGTTATTAAAGTGTTGatgcaatattattattaacaaaaactaagagGGGGTGGTGTTTTTGCTTtagaacaatgaaaaaaaaattatggtgttCAGAGAGTAACTGACGGTATCTTAATAGTTGGTCTTTAAAATcaccttaaaaaaaagacaaacataaaaagaaaggagaagataAAACTCatgattcataaaaaataataagaatatcccCGTTTAGGATTTTTCTTTCCTAgttgtatctatttttttaaaaaaaagtgagttCAGTGAGTAACTAATAAGATGTCACTAGTTATTCTCTAAACACTATAAAATTTCTCTAGCACCACAATAACATCAGACATGAAATATTGTGAATTGCGATGgtgctttttttttacctctaaacttttttgtttttaattttgccctTATATAACCACATAATGGTCAATTTAAGTGAATTTGTTAAGAAATGACAAGGTTTAAAAACAGAGGATCaaagtagaaaaacaaaagcatagaAAATGGATGGTGGTTTCAGGATTTGCatgaaaagtttattttgatctttctactttttcaaataataaatttttaatcactctatattttgaaaattcaattttgatcaacaattttatttttcttatgtctAAGTCTGTGGTTTGAGAAATGTTAGAGAATTTATAGGTTCTAGTGGTGGAAAGAGAGAATCATTAGATAACTCTTATTTCGCctgtaaaaaaagttaattttggtGTTACTGAGTTTTATTGGATAAGAAGAGTTTCattgtagtgttttttttattttctcattgatTAAAAAGGTAGATCTAaacttaaaaagtttttttggattcaagttgattttagattatttttttaccaattaaatGCTACTTTAATACCGTGAATTGGTGTTTTAAGGTTGCTATAGTTTTttcaggtgtttttttttttttttgaaacaatgGTTAAAATAGGTTTGTTTACCTATAGGGGTTGGTTGCACAACTTTTCGACCACCTGTGATTATAGTTATGAAACTCGGCTCGACCCGACAAATTGACTCTGAACCCAAGCTACCCAGGGCCTTAGTTGGGTTTCAAATCACAAAAACTCGAGTATGCAATTAGTCTGGTCAAACTCATGTGACCCGCCAGGTTAACCCAAAACATGGGTAAAACtggagattttttttacattttttgttatttttttaataaacctttaaaatataaaattaatttatgaatctCTAGTCTCAAAATATCCTTTTTATAACCTATATTCgtatgaattgtttcttaattttttgatatatgaTAACTAAACTACATTTCATACCtaacatttcttcttttttatttattgcccTACATCTACATGCATggtttcaaaacttttttcatgtggtatattaaaacctcaaacataattttctttctattttcttggGTTGACCCATGTGATCTGGAACCCAATTCCATGGTTGGGTCAACCCTCAGGTTGGATTTAATAAATATGCTTGTAGCAGCTGAAATATGAAATGGTAGGCGACGCATCGcctttat harbors:
- the LOC7466295 gene encoding probable galacturonosyltransferase 15 — encoded protein: MKFYISTTGIKRVTISTTNSSAKGSTVATRRITRRTFLPVVLLLSIVLPFLFVRIAFLVLESASACNSALDCIGWGLLGGSEASLLREELTRALMEAKEGHGTNDGDYRREGSTESFNVLVNEMTSNQQDIKTFAFRTKAMLSMMELKVQSAREQESINWHLASHGVPKSLHCLCLKLAEEYAVNAMARSHLPPPEYVSRLTDPSFHHVVLLTDNVLAASVVISSTVQHSANPEKLVFHIVTDKKTYIPMNAWFAINPIKSAAVEVKGLHQYDWSHEVNVHVKEMLEIHRLIWSHYNDNLRNANFQHEGVNRRSLEALTPSCLSLLNHLRIYIPELFPDLNKIVFLDEDVVVQHDMSSLWELDLNKKVVGAVVDSWCGDNCCPGKKYKDYLNFSYPIISSNFDHDRCVWLYGVNVFDLEAWRRVKITTNYHKWLKHNLNFGMELWQPGVHPPALLAFEGQVHPIDPSWHVGGLGYRPPQAHNIKMLGDAAVLHFSGPAKPWLDIGFPELRSLWNRHVNFSDKFIRKCRILG